The genomic DNA CTGGTCGATGTTTCGGACGATCATGTCTCGTTGCTCGTCTTCCCCAAGCGTGTCGAGTGCCAATCCGAGTTGAGATTGTGCATACAGGCTGAGCTTCAATCGGTCGCGATAGAGGAAACGTTGCATATCCTCGTTGGCAATTTTCGATTCCACAAGAACGGAGAAAACCAAAGCGTCGATGTTGTTTGCCTGTGTCTTGTACGGCTTTTTTCGCTTAGGATCGTCGGCATGCCGAAGTCCTTCTTGAAGAAGTTCAACTTGCTGTGCTTGATACCTCTGCAACCATGCGATTCCTTGTTCGACAATTCCGTCAACAATCGCGATGTCATTCTTCTGAGCCTGCTGCAATCCATGAACAACGACAGCAGTCGTATGTGGATAAGAACGTTCACCGTATCCAGAGAACCAACCCCAACCGCCATCTGAATTTTGCATGGCTGTCAGGTCTTGAACGCCCTTCTTCACCATTCGGGAGACTTCTGCCTCATCGAACACAGGGTTTCGTTTGAATCGTTTCCATTGCGTCGCCCGTTCTATGTCGTCTCCGATTTCCTGAGCATTCAGATTCGTGCGTTTCTCCTGAATCGCTGCCAGATCGAGGTTCATTCGTTGCAGAATTCCTTGAGTGATTACTGTCGGCACGAAGCGGTTGAGCGTTTGCTCAGTGCAACCGTACGGGTACTCCACGAGGTACGGAAGTGCATCGACCATGGCTCCTGCGAGCGTAGGTGAGTAACGGATTTCGAGTCGCGATTCTTGAGGACGGCGATCTTCTGGGACAGAAAAGATCAGTTTTCCGTTCTTTTCTTGCGGTCTGATCACGCCGGAAAAGGATTCTGTTTTCAGGAAACCATGCACGAAAACAGGGAATTCCATTTTCATCGCATCCGACTCTTCATCGGTGAGAGCCTGCATTGTGACGGTCGCGGTCCCTTCAGCGATGGCCTTCACTCGCCAATCAATGCGGGCTTCTCCGCCTGCTGAGATTGTGACAGTTCGTTGTCGATCCGTTTCGGAGATCAACGCGAGAGTTTCGCCTTCAAGGTTGATTGCAACCTGCACACTTTTTTCTTGCTCTAGATAGTTATGGACAACTGCAGAGAGGACGACCTCGTCTTTTTCCACAAAGAATCGTGGAGCTTGCAGTCGTACAACGAGATTCTTGGCGGTGACGACTTCGCTGGTTCCTTCGCCAACGTTGGTGCCATGTCCCATTCCCCACGCCCGAAGTTTCCAGGCCGAGAGGTTCTCAGGCATTTCGAAGGAGATATCTGCGATGCCGTTTTTGTTTGTGGTTAAGTCCGCCTTCCAGAATGCGGTGTCGGCAAAGTTTTCTCGAACGGTCGGCTGAACCATTTCCGGTTGCGCTTTCGCACCAAAGCTGCCGATGCCTCCACCTCCACCTCCACCAAATCCTGCAGCATCTCCACTGGCCAACTCCATGGCGGGAGCAGATGCAGGCATTAGTGCTCCACCCTTCCGCATCATACTTCTTGAACTCATGCCAAGTGCCTGCGGTTCCTTGATGGCATCGAGCTTCTTATTGTCTCGATTCGCGATTTCATCACCGAACGCACCAAGGTGAGTCATGTGGATTTCACCCTGCTTCATGAGCAAACCGAAGTATCGCTCCAGGCTGTGCTCGGTGGTTGGCCGGTGGTTTCGCTTCCAGTTCCAGAAAAATTCACGGATCTCCGGGACATTCGAGCCTCCCGAAATGTACTCGACAGCACGGTCGTACACCGACATCACCACGGACCCGACAAACGGCTCTCCGGTTTCATCCGTCAGTTTGACTTTGACTTTGGCGTCCGCTCCGGGAAGGTAGCGTTCCTCGTCGGAGACAATCTCGACATTGATCACCCGGTCTTCCGGCGGGACTGCGATTTGTTGAACAGCAGTATGCAGGTCGCCATTTGAAATGGTGATCGCTTCCACAAAAAAGTTCGGCATGTCTTTTTGGGCAACGCCAATCTTGACTGTTTTGCTCTTTCCTTCGATTCGGTGAACTTGAGGTCTTCCTGCGTAAACTCCATTGGACGGCCGAACGAATAACAGCACGGTCGAACCGATACGGTTCGTGTTGATGAGAAGTTCGACGTCGTCTCCGGGCTTGTAGGTTTTCTGATTCGCGACCAGTTCCAGGTCATTAAATCGGTAGCCTGAACCGTCAAAGCCAACGCCACGAATGACAAACAGATAACCGCCCTCAATCGTTCTGTTGTCTGATGTGACACTGTATGAAAGCCGATACTGTCCAACTGAGTTCGCCTTGATTTTCTGTTCCGCCTGCCCATCTGCGTTCGTGTCGAGATCCCATTCTTCAACAACTGTTTCCTTGGGCTGGTCCCCTTCATAGTTGATTCTTAAGAGCTTAAGTTTTCCGGTTCCTTGAACCCCTGAGCCTGCGATCGTTCGTGCCTGGAAATTCGCGGTGATCGTGTCTCCGATTCGGTAATGACCTCGATTTGTCCAGGTGAAGACCTTGAACGGTTCGCGAGCGACAAGAATTTTTCCGGAACCGACGATCGTTCGGCGAGAGGCGTCAGTGACCTCAGCGGTGATTTGATATTCGTGGTCATGGTCCCCGTGTAACGCTTTGGCAAGTGAGGTGTCGATCTCGAATTCGACAGTTCCATCTGGACCGATCTCGACTTCCTGATCAAGTACAAGTTCGGGCGGATTAGGGTTCCAGTTTTGCCAGAAAGGACGAGGTGACAAACAGCCCCAGCGATTGAAACCGGGGTACCAGTCATAGTCAGACGTGTACCACCAGTAACCATTTCCGTAGAGCCAGTCCCAACGAGTGACTGGAAACCAGCGTGAATCGTGCTGTGATCGCTCGACTTTGAAACTGACTTTCGCGTCTGAAACCGGTGCTCCGTAGTAATACTTCGCCTGGATGGTCGCCTTAATCGTTTCACCCAGTTCAGCAGGTTTGTCCGGTGTCTCGATAGTGACTTCAAACTCTGGTTTCTTATATTCCTCGACTCGGAAATGGTTTCCGCCGCCAACTCCGTGGTTGTGGTCAATGTAGAGATAATACTGCCCCAGCTTCGCATCTTCCGGAAGCGTGAATTCGCCGGCGAGACCACCGTATTCGTCCGTTTTCTTTTTCAGTTTGAAAACTTCCGTCCCTTGCGGGTCTTGGATATGAACTGTGAACTCTTTGGATGCGAACAACGAGGAATCGGTCTGATCATATTTTGCTTCCCGCATCCAAAACTTAAATTCGACTTTTTGGTCAGGTCGATACACCGGACGATCTGTGACAACGTACGCTTTTCGTTGCTGGTAGGATTGGACCGAAAATTGGTTGTACCAGACGTTGCTGAAACCGAGATACGCCAAACGACCACGGTCATCTTTCGCTGTTGCCAGCCATTGATAATCACGGTTCATTAGCTTTGCGTCGGTTTCAATCATTCCCTCGTTGTCTGTGAACTCGGCAAGTTGCTGCGTGACGAGGCGGAATTGCCGTTTCGTATTCTCAACACGCTCTTGCTTCCAGCCGAAAAAATCGACTTTCATTTTTGAAATCGGTTCTCCGGTGACAGCATCAGCGACGAAGTACATCGACTTGCCATTGAGATTTTTTTTGACGATGGCTGTGTCATCGAGCCATACGATGATGCGGCTCAGATTGCCGTCCTTCATCTGTGCGACGAGCAAGTAGGCTCCCGCTTTCTGCAGCGGAGTCGTTACTGTGACTCGACGGTCGTAGTGGTTCGGGCGAGGTTCAAGCTCGAGTCTCCAATCAGCGACCTGTTTGCCGAGATACTTCGACTCATTCTGCTGGACGATCCGGTAGCCGATGTTGCCGATCTGAGTTTTTTGCCAATCAATTCGCTGCGGGCTCGACTTCAAATAAGCTTTGACATCGTCAAGGAGCAGAGGAACGTTCAGTTCGTAAGCCTTGAAGGAAACTTGATCGCCATTTCGGTAACGGTAATCAATTGTCGCTCCCTTCCCGGCAGGTTGACTGGTGATCGGTTCAAGCTGCCCCCAATTCTTGACAATCTGGTCGAGCCGTTTTTGCTTGTGCTTATTTCTGGAATCACCATGTTTTCTGATCGATTCTGCCCAGACTAAAGCAGCTTGAGGATACTGTTGTCTGTCTTCATAGATTTGTGCGAGTTGCTGGAATGCAGGCTCTGAGTATGAGCGTGACTTCGACGCCGCCAATCCCTTGAAGAGGCTGATGAAGTAGTAGTCGTCACGAAGGGTGAATCGTTTAACGCCGGTGGCCAATTGGGAAATTGTCTCATTGTTTTCAAGTGTGCTGAGTTCCCAGGTCCCGGTTTCTTTTTCTTCTTCAGATTCTGCTGTCGGAAGTCTGGTTCCCCATTGTTGAAGTGTACGGACACCGAATTGCTGGTGGGCAAACTGGGCGAACTCCATATGAATTTCGTTATCTCGCGATGGGTTGGCTTGTGCCACTTCAGTCAGTAACCAGCGCCAGCGTTCTCCATCGTTCCTGGCAGATTCAAACGACTCTGGAATGTCGTAGTAAACGGGATCACCATTCTCATCAACAGGTGCTCCTTGAGTTCGCTGTCTTCCCTGTCTGTATCCGTAGCCTGTTACGAAATCGGGGAGTGTTTCGAGATCGGTCAGGTCTTGAAGTAACCAGGCTTGAGTTCCGTGCCGTCCATCTCGAACAGCTGAAGCGTAAAATTTGTAGAAGTCGGCAGCTAAAGCTCCGGGAGTTCCTTCGGGTTTCAGCTCTTTTGCCTTTGCGAGCCATCGTAGCGCTTGAACACGGTCTCTCGCGCTGGCGTCTGAGTATTGTCCGCCGCCACGTTGTTGTCCCCGTTTGAATTCCCCAGCGACCACGAAGCCATAATGGACATTTTGCATCTTTTGTTCAGCGACTGACCAAAACGCCCGCCAGTCTTCCGGATGCGCTTCAAGAATTTGCTCCAGTAAGTCGTCCAACTCGGCGTGACGCTGCAACTGGTTCAAGCATTGAACCGATTTTTGAATATCGTCGACAAGATTTTGTCCCGAGTTTTTCTCGTTTTTAACGAGTTGCTCGAAGAGGGTGAACGCCTCTTTGTACTGTCCCTGCTGGAGCAGCTTTTCAGCTTCTACACGGAGATCCGGGATCGGCTTGTCTGCTGCCATGGTGACAATCATTCCGGTCAATGTGAGACAAACGAGTAAGAGTCCGGGTTTGATGAGACGGGCCATTTTTCTTCCTGATACGTCTGCTGGAAATGAATTCAAGAGTGAGCAGAGTTCGCTGCCATCCATGAGACGGTTCAGCTTTCAAAGAGTTCCGAAAACTTTCCGTCAGTTGGAATCATGCACGTTCTTGATACGATTTCCTAGTCACCTCCTCTTCATTTTCGGGTAAGAATTTTCTGTTCTTGATTGACAACTCAATCTCTGTGATGCACGATAGACAGTAATTAGTGTACTGTTGTTGCAACTATGATCGAAATTGGAGTTTCGAGTTCACCAGTTCGAGGGATCGTCAAACTACTTCCCATTCGCGATTTTGAGTGAATTCACACTCAACAACTCCCCCCTATTTTTCATTTCCAGAATTCACATATCGTTCACCCAAAAAACACACCACTACGATTCACTGTTTGCGTTCAATTCTAGGTCGCTCACTGGAAACTATTGTGATGCAGGATTTTTGCATCCTTTGAGAGACCAAGACCAGGTATTCAGCTCAGTTCCTGAGCAACCTTTATAAATTAAGGGATAATTCCTCATGTCCGCTGCACGGATTCCAGTCATTGGGATCATCGGTGGAATTGGTTCCGGAAAAACTGCCGTGGCAGAAGCCTTGGGCAAGCTGATCTCGGTACGTCGTTTGGATGCGGATGTTGCAGGTCATCAAGTTTTGTTGGATGAAAAAGTCAAAGATGCTCTGAAAAAGGCATTCGGCGACTCCATTTTTGACGAACAGGGAGAAATTGTCCGATCCGATCTTGCCAAACTGGTGTTTGGAAATCAGAAGACTCAACAAGTTGCCAGAGCGAAGCTTGAGGAGATTGTTCATCCAGAGATTCGAAAAATCCTTGAGAATCAACTCAAAGAAATCCAATACCAGCGAGATTGCGACGTAATTATCCTGGACGCCGCGCTGATGCTCGAAGCGGGATGGTCAGAAGTTTGCGACGCGATTGTCTATCTCGATGTGCCTGAAGCTGTTCGATTGCAGCGAGTCCAACAGCGAGGGTGGAGCGAACAAGAATTTCGGAAACGCGAAGCAAGTCAACTTTCCCTTTCAGAAAAACAAAACCGGGCAGAAATCACAATTTCCAACGCAACTGACCTCCAATCGACCGCAAATCAACTCGCAAATTGGATAAAACAAAACCATAGCTACGAAGCAATGCATCACTAATTTTGAACCCCGACTTCAACTCTCTTCTGCTCCCTGATCAGACATTCCTTTCTGATCTAGCAGGAATAAAAACTCCTCTCCAGAATTCCATTGAGGCCAAAATATGGCAAAGTCAAGCACATCAACGCCACCCAGTAAGGACGCTTCCGGGAAGAATGCGATCTATGATCCTGCTGATTCGCAGTATGAAGATGCCAAACAGGGCGAAATTCATATCGCTGCTCTGCAACGCATGACGGTCAAAGAACTCTTTGAACTTGCAAAGCAGGAGAATGTCAGCGAATACCAGGGGCTCAAAAAGCAGGATTTGATCTTTCGTATTCTAAAAGAGCGTACGAAAATGAACGGGCTGATGTTCGGTGAAGGAACGCTCGAAATCCTGCCCGATGGATTTGGATTTCTCCGCAGCCCGGATTATCACTACCTTCCCTGTCCGGATGATATCTACGTTTCGCCTAGTCAAATCAGACGTTTCGGTTTGAGAACTGGAGCCACAGTCGCGGGGCAAATTCGACCACCAAAAGAGAACGAACGTTACTTCGCTCTCCTGCGAGTTGAAGCGATCAATGGAAACGATCCGAACATGGTTTCGGAAAAAGTGCCGTTCGATGATTTGACACCCCTGCATCCAGAAAAAAGATTGAAACTCTCCGAAGCTGGAGCCCAACTCAGTACCCGGATTGTGGACATTGTCGCACCAATCGGCTTCGGCCAGCGTGGCCTCATCGTCTCTCCACCACGAGCCGGGAAAACCGTTCTGTTACAGCAGCTTGCACAAGCGGTGATCAACAGTCACCCTGAAGTGTACGTCATTGTGTTGCTCATTGATGAGCGTCCGGAAGAAGTGACGGACATGGAACGTCAGGTGAAATCAGACAACTGTGAAGTGATTTCAAGCACCTTCGATGAGCCACCCAGCCGACATATTCAGGTTGCTGAGATGGTGATCGAAAAAGCAAAGCGAATGGTTGAATACGGTCAAGATGTGGTCATCTTCCTCGACTCAATCACTCGTCTCGCCCGAGCGTACAACACCGAGTGCCCGAACTCCGGGAAAATTTTGACAGGTGGAGTTGACGCCAATGCATTGCAGCACCCCAAAAGATTCTTTGGCGCCGCCAGAGCAGTTGACGAAGGTGGCAGCCTGACAATTTTGGCAACCGCCCTTGTTGATACCGGTTCCAAGATGGACGAAGTGATCTTTGAAGAGTTTAAAGGGACCGGAAACACAGAGCTGCATCTCGACCGACGTATGGTTGAGAAGCGAGTTTGGCCAGCTGTTGACGTCAACAAATCCGGGACTCGGCGTGAAGAGCTGTTAATGGACGAAGATGAACTTCGTCTCGTCTGGATCTTACGGCGTGTCCTCAACGACATGAATCCAGTTGAAGCCATGGAACTCCTCACCAGTCGCATGGGACGTACTAAGACGAACGACGAGTTCCTGCAGTCGATGAATTTGACATAGAACACTTTCGTGCTTCTTGTGTCCGCGATAGAGCGTCTTGCCAGGTGATTGGCTGAGTGCCACGAGACAGGACTGCGACACCTTTATAAAACTGCTCGAGAGCAGTTTGCTCTAGGAATGTTGCCATGGATGGAAGGAGCAGCCAGCCTTTCAGATGGCCATGAAATTAAAAAACTCGCGACACTTCAAAGTGTCGCGAGTTTTTTTGTTGAAGTCTCTTCCTATTTGGGAGTCTATTCCCATTCAATCGTACTGGGCGGTTTCGAACTGACGTCGTAAACCACGCGATTCACACCTCGAACCGAGTTGATGATCCGCGTCGAAACTCGCTGCAGCAGGTCATAGGGTAAGCGAGACCAGTCTGCGGTCATGAAATTGTCGGTATCGACCGAGCGAATCGCGATGACATCTTCATAGGTGCGGGCATCTCCCATGACGCCAACCGTTTGCAACGGCAACAGGACCGCAAATGCTTGCTGGACCTTGTGGTAGTAGTTCGACTCATACAGCTCGTCGATAAAAATAGCATCGGCTTCGCGGAGTGTCGCCAATCGTTCGGCATTGACGGCGCCCAGACAGCGAACTGCTAAACCTGGGCCGGGGAATGGATGACGCCAGATCAATTTATCTGGAAGTCCAAGTTCCTTCCCCATGAGGCGAACTTCATCTTTGAAGAGCATTCGCATCGGCTCGATCAGTTCAAAGCCTAACTCCTTCGGCAATCCTCCGACATTGTGGTGATACTTAATCGTAGCAGCCGGTCCGTCTGGGTTGGCTCCTGATTCAATCACATCGGGATACAAAGTTCCCTGAGCCAGGAATCGTGCATCGTCGATATCCTTCGACTCGTCTTTGAAAACATCAATGAAAGTCTTGCCAATAATCTTCCGCTTTTCTTGCGGATCACTGACACCAGCGAGTCCATTCAGGAATCGGTCACGTGCGTCGACAACATGCAGGTCTGTCTTGAAGTGCTCTCCGAATTCGTACTCGACCTGTTCACGCTCTCCGTTCCGGAGGAGTCCGTTATCAACGAAAATGCAGGTCAGCTGCGATCCGATCGCTTTGTAAAGCAATGCTGCCGTCACAGATGAATCGACACCACCGGAGAGACCACAAATTACGCGTGAATTCCCGACACGTTCACGAATAACTTCGCATTCCTGTTCGATGAAGGAAGAGATTTTCCAGGAACCTTCGCAACCGCAGATCTCACGAATGAAGTTGCCGATCAAGTTTTCCCCGTGCTGTGTGTGCGTCACTTCTGGATGGAATTGAATTCCGTAGAGTTCACGTTCCCGATGCTTAATCGCTGCGTTTGGGCAGTCGACCGTCTCAGCCAGGACGACGAAGTTTTCGTGCAGATTTTCAACACGATCTCCGTGACTCATCCACGCGGTAAACTTTTCAGGTAATCCGGCGAAGAGGTCTCCGCCATCTTTACGTAAGATTTCCGTATGTCCGAACTCACGTGAGGTACTCGGTTTGATCTCGCAGCCCATCGCCTTGCATGCTGCCTGCATTCCGTAGCAGATCCCCAGAATCGGGATTCCGAGTTCGAAGATTTCTGGATCGACTTGTGGTGAGCCGTCTGCATACACGCTTGCAGGTCCACCGGAAAGAATTAGCCCTTTGGGAGCCAGTTCCTTAATCCGTTTCGCTGAAAGGTCATGCCGCACCAATTGACAGAAAACGTGCTGGTCCCGCACGCGTCTCGCAATCAATTGCGCAGTTTGAGAACCGAAGTCGAGAACAAGAATCGTTTCCTGTTGAATATCGCCCGCATTCGTCATGTTGGGCATTTCTGAAGCCGTCGAAGTCATAACTCTGCCACAAGTTCAGTCGCTGCTTTCTATGAATTCACATGAGAACCCGAGAAGTTAGCGAAATGTCGAATCGAGCATTTTAGCTGCTAATCTGTTGATCGCAACAAGCCTGAATGTGAATCAATCAAAATCCTCGTATGATATCATGATGTCTTTCAATTCTAGCCTTCTGTCTTTCACTCGATTTCTCCCGTTCTCCCGATAGTTCACAGCGAATCACCGCTGGACCCCGACATTTGTGAAGATCTTGATGTTCTGGCTGTTTGTCGATCTGAATGCATCTGCCAGAAGTGCTTGGAAATACATGAATTGAATCACATTCATGCATCTCTTTCGATGACGATTTTTCGGGAGTCTTCGAACCCGCGGAGACAATCTGCTAGATTGGGGATCATGGGTGTTTGAAAATTGAAGAATCGCTCTTGAAATGAATGACTTCTTCGGCTTCCAGCCACTTTCAATATTTTAGCCCATGGACGACACTGAAATACACAGTTACGATAGTGCTCAGTCGGAGAAAATACTCCCAATGAGTAATCAGGATTTCATCGCCACAGCGTGTTCTATAAATTAAGGATGACGAAGATGTCATACAAACTTCCGGAATTGGGGCTCAACCCTTCTTCAACATCAGCTGGTACCAACCCGGGAAGTTTTGCGAAGGCGGGCAAAATTGCTCCAGGGACAGAAGGTCGCTGGACGTTCGCTTCACCCGATACACCTGGAATGCCAGAACCGTCGGACAAGACTGCTTGGGACTTTTTGCCCGCAGGTTGGACGACCGAAGAACTTCAAACAGGCGAAGTTGTCTCAGCTTCCGGCCAGGTCGTTTTTCGGCAAGCCGACGATTCACTGAGAAGCGTCAGCTTTCCCGCAGACTTCGAACCGATCACCCAACTGGAATCAGCACGTGTTGGAATCATCACGGCTGAAATGGAACGTGTTGCAGAACGAGAGACACACCTCTCGCCAGCACAGGTTCGAGACGAAGTCGCTGCTGGCCGTATGGTGATTCCTGCAAACAAAGTTCACCTTCAGCATCAGCTCGACCCAATGTGTATCGGTCGCGCGTCGAAAACCAAAGTGAACGCCAATATGGGAGCGTCTCCTGTTTCTTCTGGAACAGATGAAGAAATTGAAAAGCTGAAGTGGGCAGAAAAATGGGGCGCGGACACCGTCATGGATCTCTCCACCGGCGGAGATATCGACGGATGTCGCAAAGCGCTCATCGAGAATAGCAACGTCCCTATTGGAACTGTGCCGATCTACTCCATGATCATCGGTCGGAAACTTTACGACCTCAACATGGAGATCATTCTTGAGTCGCTGCAACATCAGGCCGCGCAAGGTGTCGACTATTTCACGATTCATGCAGGAGTTCTGCATGAGCATTTGCAATACGTGAAAGAACGTTTGATCGGGATTGTTTCACGTGGTGGATCGTTACTCGCGAAGTGGATGATTGATCACGACGATGAAAACCCCATGTACACCGGCTGGGAACAGATTTGTGATGTGATGCGCGAGTACGACGTCACCTTCTCAATCGGTGACGGCCTTCGTCCCGGAGGCTTGGCCGATGCCACCGATCAGGCTCAGCTTGCGGAACTTTGTACTCTCGGAGAACTGACAGAACGCGCCTGGCGAAAAGGTGTGCAGGTTATGGTTGAAGGTCCCGGACACGTTCCGCTCGACCAGATTGAATACAACATGAAGCTGCAACGGACCATCTGCCACGGAGCCCCGTTTTATGTTCTCGGACCACTCGTGACCGATATCTTCCCCGGTTACGACCATATCACCAGTTGCATTGGTGCGACATCAGCGGGATATCACGGAGCCAGCATGCTCTGCTATGTGACACCGAAAGAACACCTTGGGTTGCCCAAAAAGGATGACGTGAAACAAGGTTGTGTCGCTTACAAAATCGCAGCTCACAGTGCAGATGTCGCTCTGGGAATTCCAGGGACACGCGATCAAGATGACGAACTGACCAAAGCCCGCGCCGCGCTCAACTGGGAAAAACATTTCGAACTTAGTTTCGATCCCGATATCGCCCGTGCTTATCACGATGAAGATCTCGACGTCGACACCGATTTCTGTGCAATGTGCGGACACGACTGGTGCAGCGTGCGAATCAGTAAAGAAATCGTGCAATTCGCATCCGGAAAAGAAGACGATTACAAATGGGACAAAGCGAAAGTCTCGGACGCTCTGACCGAAGAGCAAAAAGAGATTTTGGAAAAACGTGGCGTCCTCTCTCCGGAAGAAGTTCACAAGCTCGCCTCGAAAACAAAGAAGGCGGTCGGAGCCGAAGAGAATAAGGCATCCTGTCACAGCGACTACGTCGACGGCGAGACAGCCAAAGAGATCCATAAAAATGTGGAAGTCGTTGAGTTGGAAACGAAGTGATTAAAAGAGGCTCGTGTCAAAGAGGACGAGACCGAGAGTCAAAGTCGCATTATTAAAATGCGTGTCCTGCACGGGTACACGGCTGAGCACAGCACTGGAAGTTCGCGTAGAAAGCAGAGATCTGAACAGTCTCTGCTTTCTACTATTGAATTGTTCCGTCATGGCACCAAGTTATGACACCAGGCAACCGGTTCGAAATTGCTTGACAAATTCTTGAAAAACGAGTCGCCTCCTGTTCGCTGGAGATCGATCTTCTTCGGGTTTCAAACTCATGAATTGCCCCCCTCAAGATGGATGATGAAAGAAACCACAGAAGCCAAGAATAAGATGAACCCGATCTCAAGCAGGCTGTGAGGCATGTCAAAGATTCTCTATTCCGCAGAAGAAAAAATCAGTGTCGATGAATTTGCCAGCGTGCTGACGCGTTCGGGCTTATCCGAACGCCGACCAATGGATTCTCCCGAAATCTTACTGGCAATGCTGGAGAATGCAGATGTCTTGGTCAC from Thalassoglobus polymorphus includes the following:
- a CDS encoding alpha-2-macroglobulin family protein, which encodes MARLIKPGLLLVCLTLTGMIVTMAADKPIPDLRVEAEKLLQQGQYKEAFTLFEQLVKNEKNSGQNLVDDIQKSVQCLNQLQRHAELDDLLEQILEAHPEDWRAFWSVAEQKMQNVHYGFVVAGEFKRGQQRGGGQYSDASARDRVQALRWLAKAKELKPEGTPGALAADFYKFYASAVRDGRHGTQAWLLQDLTDLETLPDFVTGYGYRQGRQRTQGAPVDENGDPVYYDIPESFESARNDGERWRWLLTEVAQANPSRDNEIHMEFAQFAHQQFGVRTLQQWGTRLPTAESEEEKETGTWELSTLENNETISQLATGVKRFTLRDDYYFISLFKGLAASKSRSYSEPAFQQLAQIYEDRQQYPQAALVWAESIRKHGDSRNKHKQKRLDQIVKNWGQLEPITSQPAGKGATIDYRYRNGDQVSFKAYELNVPLLLDDVKAYLKSSPQRIDWQKTQIGNIGYRIVQQNESKYLGKQVADWRLELEPRPNHYDRRVTVTTPLQKAGAYLLVAQMKDGNLSRIIVWLDDTAIVKKNLNGKSMYFVADAVTGEPISKMKVDFFGWKQERVENTKRQFRLVTQQLAEFTDNEGMIETDAKLMNRDYQWLATAKDDRGRLAYLGFSNVWYNQFSVQSYQQRKAYVVTDRPVYRPDQKVEFKFWMREAKYDQTDSSLFASKEFTVHIQDPQGTEVFKLKKKTDEYGGLAGEFTLPEDAKLGQYYLYIDHNHGVGGGNHFRVEEYKKPEFEVTIETPDKPAELGETIKATIQAKYYYGAPVSDAKVSFKVERSQHDSRWFPVTRWDWLYGNGYWWYTSDYDWYPGFNRWGCLSPRPFWQNWNPNPPELVLDQEVEIGPDGTVEFEIDTSLAKALHGDHDHEYQITAEVTDASRRTIVGSGKILVAREPFKVFTWTNRGHYRIGDTITANFQARTIAGSGVQGTGKLKLLRINYEGDQPKETVVEEWDLDTNADGQAEQKIKANSVGQYRLSYSVTSDNRTIEGGYLFVIRGVGFDGSGYRFNDLELVANQKTYKPGDDVELLINTNRIGSTVLLFVRPSNGVYAGRPQVHRIEGKSKTVKIGVAQKDMPNFFVEAITISNGDLHTAVQQIAVPPEDRVINVEIVSDEERYLPGADAKVKVKLTDETGEPFVGSVVMSVYDRAVEYISGGSNVPEIREFFWNWKRNHRPTTEHSLERYFGLLMKQGEIHMTHLGAFGDEIANRDNKKLDAIKEPQALGMSSRSMMRKGGALMPASAPAMELASGDAAGFGGGGGGGIGSFGAKAQPEMVQPTVRENFADTAFWKADLTTNKNGIADISFEMPENLSAWKLRAWGMGHGTNVGEGTSEVVTAKNLVVRLQAPRFFVEKDEVVLSAVVHNYLEQEKSVQVAINLEGETLALISETDRQRTVTISAGGEARIDWRVKAIAEGTATVTMQALTDEESDAMKMEFPVFVHGFLKTESFSGVIRPQEKNGKLIFSVPEDRRPQESRLEIRYSPTLAGAMVDALPYLVEYPYGCTEQTLNRFVPTVITQGILQRMNLDLAAIQEKRTNLNAQEIGDDIERATQWKRFKRNPVFDEAEVSRMVKKGVQDLTAMQNSDGGWGWFSGYGERSYPHTTAVVVHGLQQAQKNDIAIVDGIVEQGIAWLQRYQAQQVELLQEGLRHADDPKRKKPYKTQANNIDALVFSVLVESKIANEDMQRFLYRDRLKLSLYAQSQLGLALDTLGEDEQRDMIVRNIDQFITVDDENQTAYIDMPNNTYWWYWYGSNIEANAHHLKLLARINPQDPKAAGLVKYILNNRKHGTYWTNTRDTAYCIEALADYLEATDELSPELTVEVWVDGEKKQTVEITKENLFSFDNSFILEGESLTSGEHTVELRKSGKGPLYHNAYLTYFSLEDFITKAGLEIKVQRKFYKLVQNKDATATVAGSRGQVVDQKKLKYDRVELENLDEVTSGDLIEVELEIDSKNDYEYVIFEDLKAAGAEAVDLQSGYTKDGLGAYVEFRDERVAFFMRTLSRGKHSVSYRLRAEIPGQFSALPARAYAMYAPELKANSDEMKIKIADAE
- the coaE gene encoding dephospho-CoA kinase (Dephospho-CoA kinase (CoaE) performs the final step in coenzyme A biosynthesis.) — protein: MSAARIPVIGIIGGIGSGKTAVAEALGKLISVRRLDADVAGHQVLLDEKVKDALKKAFGDSIFDEQGEIVRSDLAKLVFGNQKTQQVARAKLEEIVHPEIRKILENQLKEIQYQRDCDVIILDAALMLEAGWSEVCDAIVYLDVPEAVRLQRVQQRGWSEQEFRKREASQLSLSEKQNRAEITISNATDLQSTANQLANWIKQNHSYEAMHH
- the rho gene encoding transcription termination factor Rho, with product MAKSSTSTPPSKDASGKNAIYDPADSQYEDAKQGEIHIAALQRMTVKELFELAKQENVSEYQGLKKQDLIFRILKERTKMNGLMFGEGTLEILPDGFGFLRSPDYHYLPCPDDIYVSPSQIRRFGLRTGATVAGQIRPPKENERYFALLRVEAINGNDPNMVSEKVPFDDLTPLHPEKRLKLSEAGAQLSTRIVDIVAPIGFGQRGLIVSPPRAGKTVLLQQLAQAVINSHPEVYVIVLLIDERPEEVTDMERQVKSDNCEVISSTFDEPPSRHIQVAEMVIEKAKRMVEYGQDVVIFLDSITRLARAYNTECPNSGKILTGGVDANALQHPKRFFGAARAVDEGGSLTILATALVDTGSKMDEVIFEEFKGTGNTELHLDRRMVEKRVWPAVDVNKSGTRREELLMDEDELRLVWILRRVLNDMNPVEAMELLTSRMGRTKTNDEFLQSMNLT
- the guaA gene encoding glutamine-hydrolyzing GMP synthase, translated to MPNMTNAGDIQQETILVLDFGSQTAQLIARRVRDQHVFCQLVRHDLSAKRIKELAPKGLILSGGPASVYADGSPQVDPEIFELGIPILGICYGMQAACKAMGCEIKPSTSREFGHTEILRKDGGDLFAGLPEKFTAWMSHGDRVENLHENFVVLAETVDCPNAAIKHRERELYGIQFHPEVTHTQHGENLIGNFIREICGCEGSWKISSFIEQECEVIRERVGNSRVICGLSGGVDSSVTAALLYKAIGSQLTCIFVDNGLLRNGEREQVEYEFGEHFKTDLHVVDARDRFLNGLAGVSDPQEKRKIIGKTFIDVFKDESKDIDDARFLAQGTLYPDVIESGANPDGPAATIKYHHNVGGLPKELGFELIEPMRMLFKDEVRLMGKELGLPDKLIWRHPFPGPGLAVRCLGAVNAERLATLREADAIFIDELYESNYYHKVQQAFAVLLPLQTVGVMGDARTYEDVIAIRSVDTDNFMTADWSRLPYDLLQRVSTRIINSVRGVNRVVYDVSSKPPSTIEWE